The DNA segment CATGCGATCTGATTTTACAGAATGGAATGCTTCACCCATACTATTTCAAGCAGTCGAGAATCTTTCCAGCACTTCATTGTTGCTGTACAACTTACATAAAAGAAGTTGTTTGTCTTGATCCTAAAGGTATTTGTTTAACTACACTGATATAGCCTGTATCTAAGAATCCAATGACTTACAGGTTTCCAGCATTGTGTGTGCGTAACCTTCTGCAAGTGTGAGCCTGAGGCTGTTACTCTTGTGCGGCATAATATGTGGCCAGCGACACCAGCAACTCCCACCCTAGCATTTCATCAGGATCTGCTACTATGGATGGAGTCACTTTTGCTGGAAGGGTGTATTGGTGTCGATGCTTTTTGTCGTTCTCTTGAACACAAAATTGGAAGAGATATCAGCAAACAAGTATGTGAATTTGATgtcggttataattatacattaattgttgCGCACTGATGAGGTGTACATGTTGCATGCGTCAGCAATCGCTTGAGGTACACACTTTTAATTGTCAGTTGTTTTAATCTGTTTATTCTTCTATAGCTCCGGAAGATCTATCCTGTCATGATTGATGCATTTGAAGAATATAGGTAGGGTATATTAATTGTGAAAGAACATAATACGACATATTGACATTAACATTCATGCAGGTTCCACAGATATCAACTCGACTGTCTTCTATTTTTGTCTCCTGACTTGAACACTACAGCTATCTGCCCTGCCTGTCCTCAGGTTTGTGGTTTTGTTATAGCAATTAGACTCTGGCAGCCTATACTTACCTTTTACCTGCAGAGCAATGGAACTCAAATTATATCCATGGATGGTGTATTTGGACTATGTCGGAAAAAGTCTGCTGGTGTTAGTGTTCGACCACCACTCTTCTCTGGTGTATTTTTTGAGGAACAGCAAGCAGTAGATGAGTTTGTTGCTGATTATGATACATTTGGCCAGATAATCGACAAGGTAAGGTTTTAGCGTTATACTTAATTGGTCAAGTGTGAAAACCTGCGCTATACAATTTGGATGTAATTAAATAGACTTTTAGCACATTTCACTCAGTTAATTTTATCCTGGCATTAGGGGTGTCATGAGTTCCTCGCTGGAGACACTTTGCGCTCCAAATCAAGGTACGCAGCTCTAGATGAAACTGCCGTGTTTGGAAGCATCTGTCGTCATGAGTTTCCCCAGAGATTTCTGAATATGAAGCATGGAGAAAGGTATGTACGTAAAATTAAGGTTTTCAAAAAGAGCATACATGGTGCATTGTTAAAAATTAAGGTATTCTGTATCTTAATTATCTAGACTAGCATATCCTGTGTACCTGCTAAAGAAGGCACACCAAAACAAGGGTGACAAGTGTCTGTTGTTACTGTATGATATTGCCTGCTTACTCGAAACTCATCTGAAGGTTTGTGTCTCAATAGTCAGATCTAATCTTAATTAGTACGCACTCATATTTGATTACTTCTCCAGAATCGTGGACATCTTGACATGTTAGAAAAGACAACATTAGGAGTGCCAATTTTTCATGTCTATGGGCATTGTGCATTCTGTCAGGTAAGAAGAAAGATGCCAAAGCTGTGTGTTAATAACTTACTgttgtattatacatgtagctgacaTATTCACCTAGAGTCCTAATTGGATGCGGAATTACTGATGGTGaagctatggagagactgTGGTCATATCTAAGAAGATTTGCTAAATCCACCAAAGAAATGCGACCATCTCATCGCATTGATGTCCTTACCTCAGCTCTATTACATTATGCATCAAGAGTACGTCTTAATCTAGGTTTGTTTTTTGTTAGGGCTACCTTAATATTAGCTCTCAGCACTAGTTGGTATGCACCTATGTATGCTTTGCATAAAGGAAAAAAAAGTGCTAACTCTTGTATACGTAGGGGCATCGTTAGTCAAAAGGCTGAAGAACGCCCAAAACACTCAACATAGTGCAACAGAGGACTTATCAAAGCTATAATCAATGAGTCAAATGGTTAGACGTAGTCAAGAATAAAGTTTGTGAATTTTGTGCACTTTTATATTGCACCTTCAGGTACACTGACGGAGTCATCAGCTGAACAATTGCAGAAACAACAACACGGGCTGTTCGCAAGGAGTCAAACTGATCTGAGTGAGCATTAATCATCAGATGATTGTATCAAAATTGTGATGACACTTTGACTGGTTTCGGGCAACGTCACAAAACCTTTCAGAACATCCTTCACATTGCTCGCGAGCGTAGGTTTTTAATATCTACCAAAGCGAGATACGCTGGTAAGAATGCTAGTCAGCAcaatcatgtaattatataaataatagttatgatttagaagcccaaagagCTGGTTGtatagtatcccgaacgtagtgagggttctactagccctgagggcttctaaattatgtggaaacttcctaaacagctagtgtctaagcattaattttagatcATTTTTTATTATAGCAACCATGATtctctagccaatc comes from the Halichondria panicea chromosome 4, odHalPani1.1, whole genome shotgun sequence genome and includes:
- the LOC135334491 gene encoding uncharacterized protein LOC135334491 isoform X3, which translates into the protein MLHPYYFKQSRIFPALHCCCTTYIKEVVCLDPKGFQHCVCVTFCKCEPEAVTLVRHNMWPATPATPTLAFHQDLLLWMESLLLEGCIGVDAFCRSLEHKIGRDISKQLRKIYPVMIDAFEEYRFHRYQLDCLLFLSPDLNTTAICPACPQSNGTQIISMDGVFGLCRKKSAGVSVRPPLFSGVFFEEQQAVDEFVADYDTFGQIIDKGCHEFLAGDTLRSKSRYAALDETAVFGSICRHEFPQRFLNMKHGERLAYPVYLLKKAHQNKGDKCLLLLYDIACLLETHLKNRGHLDMLEKTTLGVPIFHVYGHCAFCQLTYSPRVLIGCGITDGEAMERLWSYLRRFAKSTKEMRPSHRIDVLTSALLHYASRVRLNLGTLTESSAEQLQKQQHGLFARSQTDLSFGQRHKTFQNILHIARERRFLISTKARYADGQSIAARLAKKISSSTSTLKRTVSRFNGMRHDQFEGVAYHLPANLNWDTVSNLEELSTLEVASAGNCTIPIHLWIKVVRACNMKERATEEVKMIMEEINTVANNLKYEHSVISRHIQDIATSDSLSLFQKGCLNLLHRRLLLCESYLITFSRTVNQYHTVELPDTSLLGPDGSFFYNCQIHEHDYPSVTDIICTDSSSDDDSDVDN
- the LOC135334491 gene encoding uncharacterized protein LOC135334491 isoform X4, whose product is MLHPYYFKQSRIFPALHCCCTTYIKEVVCLDPKGFQHCVCVTFCKCEPEAVTLVRHNMWPATPATPTLAFHQDLLLWMESLLLEGCIGVDAFCRSLEHKIGRDISKQLRKIYPVMIDAFEEYRFHRYQLDCLLFLSPDLNTTAICPACPQSNGTQIISMDGVFGLCRKKSAGVSVRPPLFSGVFFEEQQAVDEFVADYDTFGQIIDKGCHEFLAGDTLRSKSRYAALDETAVFGSICRHEFPQRFLNMKHGERLAYPVYLLKKAHQNKGDKCLLLLYDIACLLETHLKNRGHLDMLEKTTLGVPIFHVYGHCAFCQLTYSPRVLIGCGITDGEAMERLWSYLRRFAKSTKEMRPSHRIDVLTSALLHYASRVRLNLDGQSIAARLAKKISSSTSTLKRTVSRFNGMRHDQFEGVAYHLPANLNWDTVSNLEELSTLEVASAGNCTIPIHLWIKVVRACNMKERATEEVKMIMEEINTVANNLKYEHSVISRHIQDIATSDSLSLFQKGCLNLLHRRLLLCESYLITFSRTVNQYHTVELPDTSLLGPDGSFFYNCQIHEHDYPSVTDIICTDSSSDDDSDVDN
- the LOC135334491 gene encoding uncharacterized protein LOC135334491 isoform X1 yields the protein MLHPYYFKQSRIFPALHCCCTTYIKEVVCLDPKGFQHCVCVTFCKCEPEAVTLVRHNMWPATPATPTLAFHQDLLLWMESLLLEGCIGVDAFCRSLEHKIGRDISKQLRKIYPVMIDAFEEYRYQLDCLLFLSPDLNTTAICPACPQSNGTQIISMDGVFGLCRKKSAGVSVRPPLFSGVFFEEQQAVDEFVADYDTFGQIIDKGCHEFLAGDTLRSKSRYAALDETAVFGSICRHEFPQRFLNMKHGERLAYPVYLLKKAHQNKGDKCLLLLYDIACLLETHLKNRGHLDMLEKTTLGVPIFHVYGHCAFCQLTYSPRVLIGCGITDGEAMERLWSYLRRFAKSTKEMRPSHRIDVLTSALLHYASRVRLNLGTLTESSAEQLQKQQHGLFARSQTDLSFGQRHKTFQNILHIARERRFLISTKARYADGQSIAARLAKKISSSTSTLKRTVSRFNGMRHDQFEGVAYHLPANLNWDTVSNLEELSTLEVASAGNCTIPIHLWIKVVRACNMKERATEEVKMIMEEINTVANNLKYEHSVISRHIQDIATSDSLSLFQKGCLNLLHRRLLLCESYLITFSRTVNQYHTVELPDTSLLGPDGSFFYNCQIHEHDYPSVTDIICTDSSSDDDSDVDN
- the LOC135334491 gene encoding uncharacterized protein LOC135334491 isoform X2 is translated as MLHPYYFKQSRIFPALHCCCTTYIKEVVCLDPKGFQHCVCVTFCKCEPEAVTLVRHNMWPATPATPTLAFHQDLLLWMESLLLEGCIGVDAFCRSLEHKIGRDISKQLRKIYPVMIDAFEEYRFHRYQLDCLLFLSPDLNTTAICPACPQSNGTQIISMDGVFGLCRKKSAGVSVRPPLFSGVFFEEQQAVDEFVADYDTFGQIIDKGCHEFLAGDTLRSKSRYAALDETAVFGSICRHEFPQRFLNMKHGERLAYPVYLLKKAHQNKGDKCLLLLYDIACLLETHLKNRGHLDMLEKTTLGVPIFHVYGHCAFCQLTYSPRVLIGCGITDGEAMERLWSYLRRFAKSTKEMRPSHRIDVLTSALLHYASRVRLNLGTLTESSAEQLQKQQHGLFARSQTDLNGQSIAARLAKKISSSTSTLKRTVSRFNGMRHDQFEGVAYHLPANLNWDTVSNLEELSTLEVASAGNCTIPIHLWIKVVRACNMKERATEEVKMIMEEINTVANNLKYEHSVISRHIQDIATSDSLSLFQKGCLNLLHRRLLLCESYLITFSRTVNQYHTVELPDTSLLGPDGSFFYNCQIHEHDYPSVTDIICTDSSSDDDSDVDN